In the Streptomyces fradiae ATCC 10745 = DSM 40063 genome, one interval contains:
- the fdxA gene encoding ferredoxin, translating to MTYVIAQPCVDVKDKACIEECPVDCIYEGQRSLYIHPDECVDCGACEPVCPVEAIFYEDDTPEEWKDYYKANVEFFDELGSPGGASKLGLIERDHPFIAALPPQNG from the coding sequence GTGACCTACGTCATCGCGCAGCCTTGTGTCGACGTGAAGGACAAGGCGTGCATCGAGGAGTGCCCCGTCGACTGCATCTACGAGGGCCAGCGGTCCTTGTACATCCACCCGGACGAATGCGTCGACTGCGGGGCCTGTGAGCCGGTCTGCCCGGTCGAGGCGATCTTCTACGAGGACGACACCCCGGAGGAGTGGAAGGACTACTACAAGGCGAACGTGGAGTTCTTCGACGAGCTGGGCTCGCCGGGCGGCGCCTCCAAGCTCGGCCTGATCGAGCGGGACCACCCCTTCATCGCCGCTCTGCCGCCGCAGAACGGCTGA
- a CDS encoding transglutaminase family protein gives MGEHTDPGGWRSRFAEAAREERPDLAELCLLIGAVAEPEVAQPDLDAAEIELDRLAGLLPYGAKTPGGWAAALASLLGGRYGFHGTRDDYERLESSLLHRVLLRRRGLPILLCAVWMEVARRAGAPVYGVALPGHFVVGFGEPGEQVLADPFAGGRPLTEEDAELLVAGATGEPLRPSMLMPADPLDMVLRILNNIRAWAAARPERSDVALWAVELALLLPSHPARLRYERAQLLVGRGDFLTGAAEMEAYADVVAAVEPTTAAVLRAHARAARARLN, from the coding sequence ATGGGCGAGCACACGGACCCCGGAGGGTGGCGGAGCCGGTTCGCGGAGGCGGCGCGCGAGGAGCGGCCCGACCTGGCGGAGCTGTGCCTGCTGATCGGCGCCGTGGCCGAGCCGGAGGTGGCCCAGCCGGACCTCGACGCCGCGGAGATCGAGCTGGACCGGCTGGCGGGCCTCCTGCCGTACGGCGCGAAGACGCCCGGCGGGTGGGCGGCGGCGCTGGCGTCGCTGCTGGGCGGCCGGTACGGCTTCCACGGGACGCGGGACGACTACGAGCGCCTGGAGTCGTCGCTGCTCCACCGGGTGCTGCTGCGCCGCCGGGGCCTGCCGATCCTGCTGTGCGCGGTGTGGATGGAGGTGGCCCGGCGTGCGGGGGCGCCCGTGTACGGGGTGGCGCTGCCCGGGCACTTCGTCGTCGGGTTCGGGGAGCCGGGGGAGCAGGTGCTGGCCGACCCGTTCGCCGGAGGGCGGCCGCTGACCGAGGAGGACGCGGAGCTGCTGGTGGCGGGCGCCACCGGGGAGCCGCTGCGGCCGTCGATGCTGATGCCCGCCGACCCGCTGGACATGGTGCTGCGCATCCTGAACAACATCCGGGCGTGGGCGGCGGCGCGGCCCGAGCGCTCCGACGTGGCGCTGTGGGCCGTGGAGCTGGCGCTGCTGCTGCCGTCGCACCCGGCGCGGCTGCGGTACGAAAGGGCGCAACTGCTGGTGGGGCGCGGCGACTTCCTGACGGGGGCCGCGGAGATGGAGGCGTACGCGGACGTGGTCGCCGCGGTGGAGCCCACGACCGCGGCGGTCCTGCGCGCCCACGCCCGCGCCGCCCGCGCCCGCCTCAACTGA
- a CDS encoding bifunctional succinyldiaminopimelate transaminase/glutamate-prephenate aminotransferase, with product MSAVSSRLPVFPWDKLEPYKKTAAAHPDGIVDLSVGTPVDPVPELIRRALVDAADSPGYPTVWGTAALRDAVTGWCERRLGARGLAHTNVLPVVGSKELVAWLPTQLGLGPGDKVAYPRLAYPTYEVGARLAGAEPLVYDDPTELDPAGLRLLWLNSPSNPTGRVLGKDELTRIVAWAREHGVLVFSDECYLELGWEAEPVSVLHEDVCGGSYEGVVAVHSLSKRSNLAGYRAAFVAGDQDVLGELLRIRKHGGMMTPAPVQAATVAALGDDAHVREQRERYARRRDALRTALVGHGFRIEHSEASLYLWATRDEPCWDTVGHLADLGVLVAPGDFYGAAGERFVRVAFTATDERVEAAVKRLG from the coding sequence GTGTCCGCAGTCTCCTCCCGCCTTCCCGTCTTCCCGTGGGACAAGCTGGAGCCGTACAAGAAGACGGCCGCGGCCCACCCCGACGGCATCGTCGACCTGTCGGTCGGCACCCCGGTGGACCCCGTGCCCGAGCTGATCCGCCGGGCCCTGGTCGACGCGGCCGACTCGCCCGGCTACCCCACGGTGTGGGGCACGGCCGCCCTCCGCGACGCCGTCACCGGCTGGTGCGAGCGCCGCCTGGGCGCCCGCGGCCTCGCCCACACGAACGTCCTGCCGGTCGTGGGCTCCAAGGAGCTGGTGGCGTGGCTGCCGACGCAGCTGGGCCTCGGCCCGGGCGACAAGGTGGCCTACCCGCGCCTCGCCTACCCGACGTACGAGGTCGGCGCCCGCCTCGCCGGCGCCGAGCCGTTGGTGTACGACGACCCGACGGAGCTGGACCCGGCCGGGCTGCGGCTGCTGTGGCTGAACTCCCCGTCCAACCCGACGGGCCGGGTCCTCGGCAAGGACGAGCTGACCCGGATCGTCGCCTGGGCGCGCGAGCACGGGGTGCTCGTCTTCAGCGACGAGTGCTACCTGGAGCTGGGCTGGGAGGCGGAGCCGGTCTCGGTGCTGCACGAGGACGTGTGCGGCGGCTCCTACGAGGGCGTCGTCGCCGTCCACTCCCTGTCCAAGCGCTCCAACCTGGCCGGCTACCGCGCCGCGTTCGTCGCGGGCGACCAGGACGTGCTGGGCGAGCTGCTCCGCATCCGCAAGCACGGCGGCATGATGACGCCCGCCCCGGTGCAGGCGGCGACCGTGGCCGCGCTGGGCGACGACGCCCATGTGCGCGAGCAGCGCGAGCGGTACGCGCGGCGGCGGGACGCGCTGCGGACGGCACTGGTCGGGCACGGCTTCCGTATCGAGCACAGCGAGGCCAGCCTCTACCTGTGGGCCACCCGCGACGAGCCCTGCTGGGACACCGTGGGCCACCTGGCCGACCTGGGCGTGC